In Litorilinea aerophila, the genomic stretch GTGGAAGTGCGAGGGGCAGAAATGGACCTGTTCGTCGATGAGGTGGAAATTGCCCGGGGAATCCAACTGCCCCGGAGCGAAGGCTGGGTTGGCCTGATCGCGTTTGGCGGGCCGGTGACCTTCACGGATCTACAGATCACCGTGGCCGGCATCCAATAGGGAAATCGCCCTCAGAAAGCCCAGGCTCAGAAGCCTGTGGGGATTGGCACCCTTTCGCAGTCAGGCGAACGGAACTATTGACGAGGTACCCAAGCGGGCGGAATGCTCAAGGAGCGTCGGCAGGGGAAAAACTATATCCCAGCGGCCCCACGTCCTGAATATAGCGGGGATGGTCGGGATCGGGCTCGATTTTACGCCGCAAGTGCCAGATGTAGAGGCGGAGGTAGTCCAGATCCTCCGCGTATTCCTGCCCCCAAACCTGCTCCAGCAGCTTACGGGCCTCCAGCACTTGCCCCCGATTCTTGACCAGGGTGGCCAGGAGCTGATACTCCATGGGCGTCAGTTTCACCGCCCTGCCCTGGATGGCAATCCGCTGGGATTCCAGGTCGATGGAGAGGTAATCATCGTGGTAGCGGACCCTGCCGAAGGTGGGGTCCGGCGCCTGGGCCCGCCGCAAATTAGCCCGGACCCGGGCCATCAGGGGTTTCAGGCGAAAGGGCTTGGTGACATAGTCGTCCGCGCCCAGATCCAGGCCGCGTACCACCGCCTCGTCGCTGCCCTGGGCAGTCAACATGATGATGGGGACCTGAGACTGGCTGCGGATCCGTCGGCAGACCTCGAAGCCATCCATGCCCGGCATGTTGATGTCCAGGATCACCAGGTCAAAGGGCTCGGCTTGAAATTTGCGCAGACCCTCCTCACCGTCTCCGGCCGCAACCACTTCATAGCCGCCCCCCCTCAACATGTAAACCACCAGTTCCGACAGGACGGAATCATCATCAATGACCAGAATACGGTTCCCCATCCGGTGTCATATCCCCTGATTCGTGCCCGTTCGCATCCACCGGTGTAATCCTATCAAGCGGCCACTTCTCAGCTTTCCTCATCCTGCACCGTCTCCCAGGCCCGCTGACAGACGGTTCGGGCCACCTGGTAGTCGAAGCCACGCCGGGCCAGGTACCCCATCACCTTCTTCTCAAACGCCTCCCAGGGCAGGCCCTTCCAGCGGGCAAGCCTCTGGGTCACAGCGGCCCAGGCCAACGCCTCCCCGTCCAGCCCCGCCAGCACCTGCTCGATGATGGCCGGTTCGATGCCCTTCTCCCGCAGCTCCTGGCGCAGCGCGCGGGCACTGCGGGGCCGGAAGCGCCCCCGGTTCTCCACCCAGAAGCGGGCAAAGGCCTGGTCGTCCAAAAAGCCCTGTGCCTCCAGCCGGGCTACGGTGCTCTCGATGACATCCGCCTCGTAGCCCTTCTCCCGCAGGTAGCGAATCAGCTCCTGTCGGCTGCGGGGGCGGTAGCCCAGAAAACGCACCGCGCGCTGATAGGCCAGATCTCGCTCCCCCTCCTGGCGCAGCCGGGCCACCTCCTCCTCGGTGAGCTCTTGCCCCCTCTTCAAGCGGGCGGCCGTCAGAATGTTGACGGCAAACGCGTATTCCCCGTCCAGGTAGACGTTAACCCGCTCTCGATTTCGTTTTTGCACGCGTAGGGCGGTGATGGTTGGCGCCATGGCAGGGATCGTCAACGGGAAGAGGGGACGTGATTCTCGATGTGATGGCGGACCGCGTAGGCTGCCGCCTCCGCCCGGGAGGAGAGGTTCAGCTTGCTCAGGATGGAACTCACGTAGTTGCGCACCGTCTTCTCGGAAAGGAAGACCTGCCGGGCAATCTCCTTGTTGGTCAAGCCCCGGGTAATCAGGGAAAGGATCACCAGCTCCTGG encodes the following:
- a CDS encoding response regulator transcription factor, with amino-acid sequence MGNRILVIDDDSVLSELVVYMLRGGGYEVVAAGDGEEGLRKFQAEPFDLVILDINMPGMDGFEVCRRIRSQSQVPIIMLTAQGSDEAVVRGLDLGADDYVTKPFRLKPLMARVRANLRRAQAPDPTFGRVRYHDDYLSIDLESQRIAIQGRAVKLTPMEYQLLATLVKNRGQVLEARKLLEQVWGQEYAEDLDYLRLYIWHLRRKIEPDPDHPRYIQDVGPLGYSFSPADAP
- a CDS encoding RecX family transcriptional regulator, with the translated sequence MAPTITALRVQKRNRERVNVYLDGEYAFAVNILTAARLKRGQELTEEEVARLRQEGERDLAYQRAVRFLGYRPRSRQELIRYLREKGYEADVIESTVARLEAQGFLDDQAFARFWVENRGRFRPRSARALRQELREKGIEPAIIEQVLAGLDGEALAWAAVTQRLARWKGLPWEAFEKKVMGYLARRGFDYQVARTVCQRAWETVQDEES